The Engraulis encrasicolus isolate BLACKSEA-1 chromosome 11, IST_EnEncr_1.0, whole genome shotgun sequence nucleotide sequence tattacatgatttaccactgCCTCAAGGGTTATTTAACCTGGCTTATCATTTAGCCagattcttggaatactccccagcaGGTCGTCATGCTTATCTGTCTTCTCTTTCCCCTTGGCTTCCTCTAGTGACAAAGACCTTCTTCACTATCTCCCAACCCATCAATCAATCAGTAGCTAGTACTGTACGTTTGAAGAAACCTGCGTGACCCTTTCAGTATTTTTTGCTGACTGTGAGTCAGCGGTGTTGAGGACACACAGAGTTCAAAGAACTGTGGGGCATGTACTACTGTAGTACTGTATATGCCAGCAATTCCGCACAAGACAATGCAATAGCCACAGAAAGCTCAGCCACTATTTCCTCTTATCAGACAGCTATATCAGATATACAGTGGACATTTTTAAATTACACTCAACTTTCTTGTCATTATACATACATGAATAGTGACATAGTAACGAAATGTAGTAAATGCTCTTGTTAGGACAGGAGTATAATTTGAGAGAAAAGCTGTTCTTTGCAAACAGACCCAATCAGAATAGAGATAACATAATTTCCTAGAAACGCTGAGCCTTGTGATATCCTTGCACCGCTATCTTGGTCTCAACTAAGTGGTTGCTTAGGGCCCCCATTGAGGCCTATACTTATACACTGGCCTGTGGATGAACTCTTGGTTCGTTTCTGATTTGCAAATTCAATACAAACTGGCTCGGTTCAAGCCAGTTCACCGGTTCACATCTCAAACTGGTTAACAATGGTTTAGACAAGTTTTAATCGGTAAAAATTGGTCtaagaaaataaaacaaattctGCTGAAGCTTCCATTAAGTCTTGAGTCTGCTCTGTCTCACCTGCAGCAGTTCTTCATTGGTGGCCTTCATCTCTGCGTACTTGGCCTGTTTTTCAGGAGACATCTTTTTGATGATGTCCTCAGCAGCCTGtcgctccctctctatctcctcctccaccgccagaATCATCTCCTCCTTTCTGGAAAACAACCAAAGAATCACATTTGTTTAAGTCATTTCATTAGTATGCATTGCCCTTGGTGCTTCTTTTCAAACAATACATTACATATCATAGACCTTGTCTAGTTTCCTGTCTTCTTTTAGCGTGTTATGTGGCCTCTGTGCATGGAAAAAACATGTGTGCACTTGGAAGGGTCTAataactcagtggttcttaacctggggtgcgggcaccccctgggggtgcgccagagattccagggggtgcgcggaattttgtttgtgttgaggttgtgaccaaaattatgcttgcaaacgTTATAgctaggccaaattaagaccaaattataacatgctatggtccccattttaagtcattgaGGTATTgataaatgtctaaagcaagaatcattgtaattaatcacttaaatcattttttagcgCATATAAACGTGTGGAAGTTTGTGTTGccggtgcgtggcttgtcttcggcacaggaaagggggtgcgttaagaaaaaaaggttaagaaccactgtaatAACTGGTAGGAGGAGTAGCTATATATTACAGAAACAATTTCTATCCATTTTCCATCTAAATACATGGTTGCATACAATTGTCATAACAGTCCTTAGACAGTTAACACTCAGAAGAGGTTGTCATAACCAATTTTCAGTCCAATCAACAATTTTTTTAGTCTTGCAATAGGATAACACTGGTCTGACTGGACAAAGAACAAAGCAGAGAAGGCAAGCTGATCAGTGGCAGCATTTTGTTTGGAGTCTTTCAAccattttttcccattttggTACATACCCAAATTGACAGTAAAATCTCTATCCATGTTCTCTTTCACATTTTTCGTCAGGTGACAAAGAAAAGTATATACACACATCATTAAGAACACTGATGATTAAAAACCATTTCTGTATCCTTTCTGGGCCAAACAAAAATAACATTTGGATTGCTTTCGGTTATATTACATATTTTATGTTACCTGTTTTACATAAATAGGTTATCATTCCCAGCAATCTCTCCCCTAGTTCAGTAAACCCTCATTATGTGGTCAATGTTTAGCTAGATCATCATGGCTTCTCTTTTTACTGCATGGACCAAAGGTCCTTTACATACCGCAGTCCTGTAAGACATCTCAAAGAAGGGCAAGCACTCTTCCTTAAGGTAAGGTACGAATATATTTACACATTAAAGCGTTAAAAAGAGTTCTGCGCAGTGAGCCTTCATATACGTACATCAGACAACAGTCATCTTACATCCATTAACAGAGGAACTTCTTATCCTATGGAAATGCAAGACTGGATGTTAACAGTGCCGCGGAACTGTGACAAATTGTCGGGAGTACTATCTGTAACAGGACTGAGCCGCTCATTTAGCTGTAGTCCTTCATGCCTTCCATGTCACTGTCAAGTTCTCAAAGAAAATAGGCATACTGGAAGATAGTCACGCTTCATCATTTGCCTTAGAAAATGGTTTGTAAGAAGTTGGATGGGCCTCATTGTATTCCTGCGAAAGCAACCGCACTTATACAGACGGAATCAAATCTACCTGAAATGAATTAATGACATTATAATGCCCATTGACATTTTAACCTCAAATTACGTATTACAATAATGGTGGTGGGATATTAGATGAAAAACATACTTTGGCGTTTTTCAACAGTTAGTGAACAACACGTTTGGTCACCAAGTCCACAAGATCATGATGTTCCCTAGACCATGTGATCGGTCCTTGAGGACAATAATTATTGTGCAGTGCAGTAGTAGATTACTCCTGGGCCAGGCTAGTCAGCTTACAACACGCTTTCCACCACAGCTGCTCCATGTTACTACACTACATGCTCACATGGGTGACAGGCGGAGTGGAGCACCTCTTATCTCGTTCCAAAAATCAGAAGAATATTGATTCCCTTGCTTCCCTTCTTGGAGCCAGCGCACGTACAGTGGGATTTAGGCATACATGTGATAGTGCTTAAAATGCAAcatccacactacactacaaacgcatgcatgcgcacacacacacacacataaacacacacacacacataaacacacacacacacacacacacacacacacacacacacacacacacacacacacacacacacacacacacacacacacacacacacacacaggatcattcTGTGTTTACTATTATTAAAGTTCAAATGCACATCTGTGCTTATAACTGTAGGGCTCCATTTTTCTACCAGGCTGAAAAACATTTCTCCGGAGAGGATGAtaaggcaaaaaaaacaaaaaaaacagtgttacttTGTGTGAGTTAGCAGCAGACACCATGGGTGAGTAGGagatgacaacaacaacagccaagcacaaacacacagcagtggAGGCAAAGGCATGGGAATGAGTGAGCAACACAGAACACAGGAGCAGTGGAAGACATCGTGCCTAATAAAGCAAGAGGTCTCCCAGACAAAGACACTCTTTGTACTGGCCCTTCATAGACTATGCTCTTACTGTGCAGCGCTATGCCTTACTCTCCGAAGGGTAGggaggtgagggtggtggtgagggtcgcgctctctgtctctgtctctatctctctctctctctcataattccAGCTAGTAGAAACCAACTCCATGAGTGGATCTGCTGACAACGCCTTCACAAGGGAGGATAGCGAGATCCTAAGTAACACTCCGTGACAAGCGTCAGAGGATTTCGGTCGGGATTGACAATCCATTTGGCTTCATGTCCATCTAGTCTGTGGTGTGGCTATAGGAAGATGCGACTGTGTATTGCTAGGAAGTCATGCGGTTGTAACGTGAAACTCGAAACCTGAAGTCCGTTTCCTTTCTGTTACATGACAGCAGGTAAAGAAGAGATCATGGCTTTGTGCGTAATGCTACTAGTATGTTTGGGAGCACTAGCAATTCCAACTGCTGAGTCACAGgtaagagggttttttttacattgaaaTGACAGGGCGAATGGTACATGGTACATGGCGGATATACTGTGTGTAATTGAAGTCATAAGACCATGCTCAGTGAACAGGCCATACTTGAATTCCTCATGCTGTAAAACTGTGACCTCACTATCTTTCACAGCACCACCTACAGTATTCACATCTTGTTATATATATGAGCCTGTTTTTAAAGTGAGATTTGACCATTTGAAAGATTCGATGTCTAAGATGAACTTTGATAACTTTTCCCAATTTCATTTGGGCTACACCATGGGCTGATAATAAATACATCATGCAATTATCATACGGATCCGAAATGTGCCTTCTCTGCCTCAACTGCATACTCTGCTAAGCACTAAAACTAATCTCTTTCATTTCAGGATACTGTAGACGTCTCCAACAAAACACTAAAAACCATTCCAAACGATCTACCTGCAAACATCACAAAACTAATACTGAGCAACAACTCCATAAAACTTTCGAGCCTAGATATGGATACTCTGGCCACCTATGAGAGCCTGACAGAACTCGCTCTTGACGGCAACCTCATCGCCACTCTGCCTGACAACCTGCTCTCCACCCTCTCACCCAAACTGAGGATCCTGAACCTCTCTCACAACAGCATCAGCATGCTGCAGCCCAAGGCCTTGAATGGGTCAGCTGCACTGACTGAGTTGGATCTCTCCTACAACCACATAGCATCTCTACCACCTGAGCTGTTCACTGGGTTGCCCGGCCTGAAGACGATCCACCTAAAGAGCAACCTTCTCCAGACCATGGAGCTGGAAGCAAGCGTGGCAGGGGAACATTTAAAACAGCTGACTCTGGAGGACAACCCTTGGGACTGTTCCTGCAAGTTTGTCAGTATCATGAAATGGTTTACCGGTTCTGGTTTACTGAACGGTAAGTGTCAATACATTATAATACGTTTTTAATCCAAAGCGGTTTACAGTTAGGTCTGCTGTTAGTTATTTAAGTTAATCAGGGTTTCTCCCAGCACATTATTGCTaaggccaccttgacaagaaacacctaccaccttgactaggtcccctgaaaagataaagatttcatgttgtgaatgtaatttctaaagttgcttagccaaaaaaaaACCACCCCACCACCTTACTTAACAAAAAATCTTCGGGAAACACTGAAGAGTATTAGTTACTATACAGTGGAGATCCTGGAACAATGTAGAGTGAAGAGGTGTTTCATTAAGCCATTCAGTTGCAGTTGGCATCTTAAGTAATTTTGTATACAACAACAAAGCACTGTAATTTCCCATATTTATTTCCAAACTGGACAAAAGCAGATAGGTTGCTTTGAGTTATTAGGGAATTCCCCCATATCAATTACACAAGGAATTCATGGAATTTACatctgacattacaaaaatgatcACAACACAGTCCTACCGACCTATCCCCAATAGTCTGCCAAGGCTGCCATCTACTGGCATAAAAGCTCAGTGCAAAAGCATGTGTAATCTACGTAACTGGAACAATGCTGGTCACACTACAAAAACATAGCATTTTAAAATGGCCAAATTGTTGATTCTTCCTTTTTCTACGTTTTCAACTATGCATTTTGAACAGATACAAAAGCCAAATGTTCAACTCCACAAGAGCTGCTTGGCAAAAGCATACTCAATGACGATGCCTGTTCCGAGTCAACCCAGGCACCAACTACCACAGCCTTTGCTAGACAgagcactaccaccaccaccacaaccaccaccaccacgacaacAAGCACAACGAGCAGCATACCACCGAAACCCAGCAATGACAGCCAGTCAAACAAAGGTAAGAAGGAAAAACATTTCAATTCTTAACTCGTGGGACAGATTGCTACATTACTACGTTTCCTCCAGAAATGCCGTCCCCCCACATCTCCTTCTATAGTGTTTTTGAGACATATTTGAGCATCATTGTGAGACAAGCAAAATATAATCACTATCTCTCTGTCCTATCTGTTACATATCTAGATTCAGTGGGTCAAGAAGATGGTGGCAGCGGTGGCGAGGGGACCACTGGTAGCGGGGGCATGCCGTCGGTGGGGAACACCTGGAAGCttctggtgggggtggtggtgatcgCCCTCAGCACGTCTATGGTCATTGTGTGTGCTGTCAAGTCCCCCTCTTGGTACAAGCTGCTCTTCAACTACCGCCACCAGCGTCTACGAGAGGAAGGGGGCCCCGGCAACATCTGGGCAACTGGCCGCTACTCTAACTTCAGCCTGGAGACCGAGCAGACGGACACTAGTGTGGACTGCGTCTGTGACAtgcaggagatggaggaggaggatgacgatgagGATGAGGACGGCTTCATAGAGGACCGATACATAGAGCCAGGGGACTACAAGGGGGACTACAAGGAGCAGACGAGCCCTGAGGAAGAGTGGATGGAGTGATGGAGTAGAGGGCTATTCATTCGGACCAAAAACAGACTCATATGGCAGAGGACAAGGCCTCGTGTGAAATGTTAGAAGAGAGCCATCATGAGACAGTGTTTAAAGATGGGCTCTTCAAGGACGTGTTTGCGTTTACAACACAAATCAGTGTTGTAACTAGCGCCATCAATGCAGTTTCACCGATTTCTTACTGCATTTCCCTaatgcaaaagaagaaaaaaaaacaatcctatATGAAATGTTGAAAAATGCCAACTCAACGGCGGTATCTCAACCATGGCATGGACTGTAACTATTGTTTATTGCTTATGGAAAACACTGGAGCAAAAGAGCGCTTTTGAGTTGCACATGATCATGAAGGATGCTGAGGGGAACCACATTGTTGTTTTCAGAAAAGCAACCAGGACTTCATTGTTTTAATGTCATATTTAAGCATTGTTGAAAGTGCATTCATTATTTAAAGCCTATAAGTTAGGGCAGGAGCAGCTCACAGAATACAGTGCAAGATTTGAACTGCTTTAAAGCAAATGCCTATTATTGGTTGATTGAATTTTTCTAGAATTTGGATGAGTAAAACTCAACTTGCAATAAGTAAAACTACTATCAAAAGGACATTTTCATAATAGCCTGATTGAAACCTGCCTTTGTGCTAGTCT carries:
- the LOC134458583 gene encoding leucine-rich repeat-containing protein 19-like isoform X1, giving the protein MTAGKEEIMALCVMLLVCLGALAIPTAESQDTVDVSNKTLKTIPNDLPANITKLILSNNSIKLSSLDMDTLATYESLTELALDGNLIATLPDNLLSTLSPKLRILNLSHNSISMLQPKALNGSAALTELDLSYNHIASLPPELFTGLPGLKTIHLKSNLLQTMELEASVAGEHLKQLTLEDNPWDCSCKFVSIMKWFTGSGLLNDTKAKCSTPQELLGKSILNDDACSESTQAPTTTAFARQSTTTTTTTTTTTTTSTTSSIPPKPSNDSQSNKDSVGQEDGGSGGEGTTGSGGMPSVGNTWKLLVGVVVIALSTSMVIVCAVKSPSWYKLLFNYRHQRLREEGGPGNIWATGRYSNFSLETEQTDTSVDCVCDMQEMEEEDDDEDEDGFIEDRYIEPGDYKGDYKEQTSPEEEWME
- the LOC134458583 gene encoding leucine-rich repeat-containing protein 19-like isoform X2, whose product is MDTLATYESLTELALDGNLIATLPDNLLSTLSPKLRILNLSHNSISMLQPKALNGSAALTELDLSYNHIASLPPELFTGLPGLKTIHLKSNLLQTMELEASVAGEHLKQLTLEDNPWDCSCKFVSIMKWFTGSGLLNDTKAKCSTPQELLGKSILNDDACSESTQAPTTTAFARQSTTTTTTTTTTTTTSTTSSIPPKPSNDSQSNKDSVGQEDGGSGGEGTTGSGGMPSVGNTWKLLVGVVVIALSTSMVIVCAVKSPSWYKLLFNYRHQRLREEGGPGNIWATGRYSNFSLETEQTDTSVDCVCDMQEMEEEDDDEDEDGFIEDRYIEPGDYKGDYKEQTSPEEEWME